From Leguminivora glycinivorella isolate SPB_JAAS2020 chromosome 24, LegGlyc_1.1, whole genome shotgun sequence, a single genomic window includes:
- the LOC125238734 gene encoding guanine nucleotide-binding protein G(f) subunit alpha → MRLIPCMKAQDEDEDHSRYIDREIKDWIKNYNDAIKLLLLGTGESGKTTIIKQMKILHIQGFSPSERAEKANHIRHNIHESIYDIVRHMEPLGITLGSGKNIAARDYILRCGAGGPPHYDEEYFDYVRALWRDTGVRECFKRSNEYQLIDSAEYFLDRIDLIEKSDYSPPDADILRCRQKTTGIQKIEFKVKVPKSMHGGIQEFWMFDVGGQRGERKKWIQVFEGIHAIWFLVACSDFDQTLREDCATNRLKEALTLFEDVWQSRFLLEAGLIVFLNKQDLLQRKVERGGSIAPHFPDYKYYSGHGGEYERTRDYIRQMFVDVTQKQRRRAAAPSAERFVVGAAYRPRECYFHFTTATDTDNVRTVFRDTHQIILTHALSNIGVY, encoded by the exons ATGAGGCTGATACCTTGCATGAAAGCTCAGGACGAAGATGAGGACCATTCGCGATACATCGACCGGGAGATCAAGGACTGGATAAAGAACTATAATGAC GCCATCAAACTGCTGCTTCTTGGAACTGGCGAAAGCGGCAAGACCACCATTATCAAACAAATGAAGATTCTGCACATACAGGGATTTAGTCCAAG CGAACGAGCAGAGAAAGCGAACCACATCCGACACAACATCCATGAGTCTATTTACGACATTGTTCGCCACATGGAGCCTTTAGGCATCACGCTAGGAAGCGGAAAGAATATTGCGGCACGGGACTATATATTACGATGCGGGGCTGGGGGTCCGCCACATTATGACGAG GAATATTTTGATTACGTCCGTGCTCTGTGGCGAGATACCGGCGTCCGCGAATGCTTCAAGAGGTCAAACGAGTACCAGCTTATAGACAGTGCCGaata TTTCTTGGACAGAATAGATCTAATAGAGAAGTCTGATTACTCACCACCGGACGCCGACATATTGAGATGTCGTCAGAAAACTACTGGGATACAGAAGATAGAATTCAAAGTGAAG gttCCTAAATCGATGCATGGCGGCATACAAGAATTCTGGATGTTTGATGTCGGCGGGCAGAGGGGTGAACGAAAAAAATGGATTCAG GTATTCGAAGGTATCCACGCGATCTGGTTCCTGGTGGCGTGTAGTGATTTCGACCAGACTTTGAGAGAGGACTGCGCCACCAATCGGCTGAAGGAGGCGCTGACGCTCTTTGAAGACGTCTGGCAGAGCAG ATTCCTTCTAGAAGCCGGTCTAATAGTGTTCCTCAACAAGCAAGACTTGCTCCAGCGGAAGGTGGAGCGAGGCGGGAGCATTGCCCCCCACTTCCCAGATTACAAATACTATAGCGGTCACGGGGGGGAGTATGAAAGAACGAGAGACTACATTCGACAGATGTTtgtt GACGTAACGCAGAAGCAGCGCCGTCGCGCCGCCGCGCCGTCCGCCGAACGGTTCGTCGTCGGCGCGGCGTACCGCCCGCGGGAGTGCTACTTCCACTTCACAACTGCCACAGATACGGACAACGTCAGGACTGTGTTTAGAGACACACATCAGATTATACTTACACATGCGCTGTCTAATATTGGAGTCTACTAA
- the LOC125238612 gene encoding sodium/nucleoside cotransporter 2-like isoform X2 — MDDVPKQNGQNGVKGEVTFEALDHDPSGWLETTLASVGSSTEDFFKKNSSSFGIVMSFALNGLVIGYFIGCLYYYLEYTDEPLYLCEGFGSLIAFLGIVYFFLIYFYVVKRYFGVWLSKNVYSNIAAASGFVWKLVWLRVILSVALLLGIALFLYFDTRDQPERLISLSGIGIILLLGFVFSKHPGRIAWRTVCSGLLLQFIFALLFIRWEPGRTALQCFSDKVATFLSYGIEGAAFAFGDLLVRTENVFAFASLPVIFFFSMLVEVMFYWGALQWFCSKLGELLQAATATTVCESVIAVANCFLGMTESVLLIKAYIRVLTPSELHVVMASGFATVSGTILATYIAFGAEPAHLVTASVMSAPAAICYAKLLMPETKRSLTAVDNIQPVVSEDQSALSAATRGATNGIALILNIVANIVAFVSFIAFANGVLGYCGGLLGQPGLNLEWIFGKVFIPLCYVMGVPWDECELVGSLVGLKTVVNEFVAYQRMGEMKRDGLLSPRGEIVATFALCGFTNPSSMGIMIGALSAMAPNQREALSSVALRALFAGCGICFLNACFASLLMPSDSFGP, encoded by the exons GTAACCTTCGAAGCCCTGGACCACGACCCATCAGGCTGGCTGGAGACGACCCTGGCTAGCGTAGGCAGCTCCACTGAAGACTTCTTCAAGAAGAACAGCTCCAGCTTTGGGATCGTCATGAGCTTCGCGCTCAACGGGCTCGTCATAGGATATTTTATAGGATgcttgtattattatttagagtATA CGGACGAGCCCCTCTACCTCTGCGAGGGTTTCGGCAGTCTCATCGCCTTCCTCGGCATCGTATATTTCTTCCTCATCTACTTTTACGTCGTGAAACGCTATTTCGGCGTCTGGCTCTCTAAGAATGTGTACAGCAACATTGCTGCTGCTAGTGGCTTCGTTTGGAAGCTTGT GTGGTTAAGAGTAATATTATCTGTGGCCCTTTTATTGGGCATTGCCTTGTTCCTGTACTTCGACACAAGGGATCAGCCGGAGAGACTCATCTCACTAAGCGGGATCGGCATTATATTGCTGCTAG GTTTCGTCTTCTCGAAGCATCCCGGCCGGATAGCATGGCGGACAGTCTGCAGCGGGCTTCTTCTTCAGTTCATTTTCGCTCTTCTTTTCATTCGGTGGGAGCCGGGCCGAACTGCACTGCAGTGCTTTTCTGATAAG GTTGCGACGTTCCTGTCTTACGGTATAGAGGGCGCTGCGTTCGCTTTCGGCGATCTTCTCGTGAGGACAGAAAATGTTTTCGCTTTCGCT TCCCTGCCCGTGATATTTTTCTTCAGCATGCTTGTAGAGGTGATGTTCTACTGGGGAGCGCTGCAGTGGTTCTGCAGCAAACTTGGCGAACTCCTGCAAGCCGCTACAGCTACTACTGTGTGCGAGAGCGTCATCGCTGTCGCTAATTGTTTCCTTGGAATG ACAGAGTCCGTCCTGCTGATCAAGGCGTACATCCGGGTCCTCACGCCGTCAGAGCTTCACGTCGTCATGGCTTCCGGCTTCGCCACCGTCTCTG GTACAATACTGGCCACATACATCGCGTTTGGAGCTGAACCGGCGCATCTGGTGACCGCCAGTGTCATGTCAGCGCCGGCTGCCATCTGCTACGCAAAACTCCTTATGCCGGAGACCAAACGGTCTCTAACTGCTGTGGATAATATCCAGCCTGTGGTCAG TGAGGACCAATCCGCGCTGTCAGCAGCGACCCGCGGCGCGACCAACGGCATCGCTCTGATCCTGAACATCGTCGCCAACATCGTCGCTTTCGTCTCGTTCATCGCCTTCGCCAACGGTGTCCTCGGGTACTGCGGGGGGCTGCTAGGGCAGCCGGGGCTTAATCTGGAGTGGATCTTCGGGAAAGTGTTCATCCCGCTCTGTTACGTCATGG GGGTACCGTGGGACGAGTGTGAACTGGTGGGATCGCTAGTGGGACTGAAGACTGTGGTCAACGAGTTCGTGGCCTACCAGCGGATGGGCGAGATGAAACGAGACGGACTGCTCTCC CCCCGCGGTGAGATCGTGGCAACATTCGCGCTCTGTGGCTTCACCAACCCCAGTTCTATGGGGATCATGATTGGAGCGCTGTCAGCCATGGCGCCCAACCAACGCGAGGCTCTCTCTAGT GTGGCGCTGCGCGCGCTGTTCGCAGGCTGCGGTATTTGCTTCCTTAATGCATGTTTTGCAA GTTTGCTGATGCCGAGCGATTCATTTGGACCATGA
- the LOC125238612 gene encoding sodium/nucleoside cotransporter 2-like isoform X1, with product MESEVRKRESAKSHNGTEIEMDDVPKQNGQNGVKGEVTFEALDHDPSGWLETTLASVGSSTEDFFKKNSSSFGIVMSFALNGLVIGYFIGCLYYYLEYTDEPLYLCEGFGSLIAFLGIVYFFLIYFYVVKRYFGVWLSKNVYSNIAAASGFVWKLVWLRVILSVALLLGIALFLYFDTRDQPERLISLSGIGIILLLGFVFSKHPGRIAWRTVCSGLLLQFIFALLFIRWEPGRTALQCFSDKVATFLSYGIEGAAFAFGDLLVRTENVFAFASLPVIFFFSMLVEVMFYWGALQWFCSKLGELLQAATATTVCESVIAVANCFLGMTESVLLIKAYIRVLTPSELHVVMASGFATVSGTILATYIAFGAEPAHLVTASVMSAPAAICYAKLLMPETKRSLTAVDNIQPVVSEDQSALSAATRGATNGIALILNIVANIVAFVSFIAFANGVLGYCGGLLGQPGLNLEWIFGKVFIPLCYVMGVPWDECELVGSLVGLKTVVNEFVAYQRMGEMKRDGLLSPRGEIVATFALCGFTNPSSMGIMIGALSAMAPNQREALSSVALRALFAGCGICFLNACFASLLMPSDSFGP from the exons GTAACCTTCGAAGCCCTGGACCACGACCCATCAGGCTGGCTGGAGACGACCCTGGCTAGCGTAGGCAGCTCCACTGAAGACTTCTTCAAGAAGAACAGCTCCAGCTTTGGGATCGTCATGAGCTTCGCGCTCAACGGGCTCGTCATAGGATATTTTATAGGATgcttgtattattatttagagtATA CGGACGAGCCCCTCTACCTCTGCGAGGGTTTCGGCAGTCTCATCGCCTTCCTCGGCATCGTATATTTCTTCCTCATCTACTTTTACGTCGTGAAACGCTATTTCGGCGTCTGGCTCTCTAAGAATGTGTACAGCAACATTGCTGCTGCTAGTGGCTTCGTTTGGAAGCTTGT GTGGTTAAGAGTAATATTATCTGTGGCCCTTTTATTGGGCATTGCCTTGTTCCTGTACTTCGACACAAGGGATCAGCCGGAGAGACTCATCTCACTAAGCGGGATCGGCATTATATTGCTGCTAG GTTTCGTCTTCTCGAAGCATCCCGGCCGGATAGCATGGCGGACAGTCTGCAGCGGGCTTCTTCTTCAGTTCATTTTCGCTCTTCTTTTCATTCGGTGGGAGCCGGGCCGAACTGCACTGCAGTGCTTTTCTGATAAG GTTGCGACGTTCCTGTCTTACGGTATAGAGGGCGCTGCGTTCGCTTTCGGCGATCTTCTCGTGAGGACAGAAAATGTTTTCGCTTTCGCT TCCCTGCCCGTGATATTTTTCTTCAGCATGCTTGTAGAGGTGATGTTCTACTGGGGAGCGCTGCAGTGGTTCTGCAGCAAACTTGGCGAACTCCTGCAAGCCGCTACAGCTACTACTGTGTGCGAGAGCGTCATCGCTGTCGCTAATTGTTTCCTTGGAATG ACAGAGTCCGTCCTGCTGATCAAGGCGTACATCCGGGTCCTCACGCCGTCAGAGCTTCACGTCGTCATGGCTTCCGGCTTCGCCACCGTCTCTG GTACAATACTGGCCACATACATCGCGTTTGGAGCTGAACCGGCGCATCTGGTGACCGCCAGTGTCATGTCAGCGCCGGCTGCCATCTGCTACGCAAAACTCCTTATGCCGGAGACCAAACGGTCTCTAACTGCTGTGGATAATATCCAGCCTGTGGTCAG TGAGGACCAATCCGCGCTGTCAGCAGCGACCCGCGGCGCGACCAACGGCATCGCTCTGATCCTGAACATCGTCGCCAACATCGTCGCTTTCGTCTCGTTCATCGCCTTCGCCAACGGTGTCCTCGGGTACTGCGGGGGGCTGCTAGGGCAGCCGGGGCTTAATCTGGAGTGGATCTTCGGGAAAGTGTTCATCCCGCTCTGTTACGTCATGG GGGTACCGTGGGACGAGTGTGAACTGGTGGGATCGCTAGTGGGACTGAAGACTGTGGTCAACGAGTTCGTGGCCTACCAGCGGATGGGCGAGATGAAACGAGACGGACTGCTCTCC CCCCGCGGTGAGATCGTGGCAACATTCGCGCTCTGTGGCTTCACCAACCCCAGTTCTATGGGGATCATGATTGGAGCGCTGTCAGCCATGGCGCCCAACCAACGCGAGGCTCTCTCTAGT GTGGCGCTGCGCGCGCTGTTCGCAGGCTGCGGTATTTGCTTCCTTAATGCATGTTTTGCAA GTTTGCTGATGCCGAGCGATTCATTTGGACCATGA